CCCTCTTGCCTGCCAGAGCCCCTGCTTTAAAAAGCTGCCGAGCGCATATTGCAGCAAAAGCCCGCAGCATAAGCTCCGGGCTTTGTCCTGGGACTTTTTACATCGCTTTGTCTTTTCCAGACGGACAGCGTCCAACAAACCGCAGCCCCGTGTAAACACTTCTTTTTCCTGAAAATGATCCGTACACGCGATCCAGATCCGAATCATCAGGACTCCTCTTGCGTCTCTTGGGTCACCGAAAGCTGCAGCTCTGCAAGCTGCGCCTCATCCACAACATCGGGCGCATTTGTCAACAGGCAAGACGCATCCTTGACTTTCGGGAACGCCATCACTTCCCGGATACTGTCTGCTTTTACGAGCAGCATCACGAGCCGGTCAAGGCCATAGGCAAGTCCTGCATGGGGAGGCACCCCATATTTGAAGGCATCGAGCAGAAACCCGAACCGATTGTAGGCGTCTTCCTTTGTAAATCCGAGTATCTCAAACATTTTTTCCTGAATATCATTCTGGTAGATACGCACACTGCCGCCGCCCAGTTCCACGCCGTTGAGCACGATGTCGTAGGCCTTCGCCCGCACCCGCCCCGGATCGCTCTCCAGGTACTGCAAGTCCTCATCCATCATCATCGTAAACGGATGATGCACAGCTACAAACCGCGCCTCCTCCTCACTCCACTCGAGAAGCGGAAATTCCGTGATCCACAGGAAATCGAAGCGATCGTGATCGATGATTCCCATCTGCTCGCCGACTTCCAGCCGCAGCGCGCCGAGTACACTGAACACGATCTTGTCCTGATCGGCTGCGAACAAAAGCAAATCGCCAGGTTTGCCATCCATCGCCGCTGCGAGCGCGTCAAGCTGCTCCTGCGTCATAAATTTGGCAAACGAAGACTTATAGCTGCCATCTTCCTGAATACTGAGGTAAGCAAGCCCTTTCGCACCATATCCTTTGGCAAAATCAACAAGAGCGTCAATCTTTTTGCGGGGCATGGCTGCCTGTCCTCTGGCATTGATGCCGCGAACGCTCCCACCCGCCTCGAGCGCGGATGTGAAGACACCGAAGCCACAACCGGCCACCGTCTCGGAGACATTGACAAGCTCCATCCCGAAACGGGTATCCGGCTTATCGCTACCGTACCGCTCCATCGCCTCTTTCCATGTCATCCGCGGGATCGGGACCTGCACGTCCAGACCGATCGCCTCTCTGCACACAAACTGTAATAATCTCTCATTGACATCAATTACATCGTCCACATCCACAAAAGACAGCTCCATATCAAGCTGCGTAAACTCCGGCTGCCTGTCCGCCCGCAGATCTTCATCGCGGAAGCATTTCGCAATCTGGAAATATCTGTCATAACCAGAGCACATCAAAAGCTGTTTGAATAACTGCGGCGACTGCGGCAGTCCGTAAAACGTCCCCGGATGCACACGGCTGGGCACGAGATAGTCTCTGGCCCCCTCCGGTGTGGACTTGCCGAGAATCGGCGTCTCGATCTCCAGAAACCCTTCCTCTGTCATAAACTTGCGGATATTGGCAGCGATCCTGCTCCTCAAAATAATGTTTCTCTGCAGGTCCGGACGGCGCAGATCAAGATACCGGTATTTCAGACGCAGCTCTTCCTTCGTCTTCGAATCCTCTTCAATCGGAAACGGCGGTGTCTGTGCTTCGGAGAGAACCCGGATCTCCTGTGCCCGGATCTCGATCTCCCCGGTCGCCAGATTTTCATTGACTGCGCCCGCTCTCCGCTCTGCCTTGCCCACGACAGCGATCACAAATTCGCTTCTGACCTTCTCCGCCTTCGCGAACGCCTCCGCGCCGCATTCCTTCTCTTCAAATATAATCTGCAAAATACCGGAACGGTCGCGCAGATCGACAAAAATGATGCCGCCTTTGTTTCTCTGCTTCTGGACCCATCCCATCACGGTCACAGTGTTTCCGATTTCCCCGGTCGTTACTTCCCCGCATCTGTGACTTCTGTGCAGTCCTTTCATTGCCTCTGCCATTGTCTCTGCCTCCTGCTTTTTTATCGTAAAGGATCTTTATAAAATTCCCGGAACTCCTCATAGCCTTCCGCCGTAAGCTGCTGCTTCTGGAACTTTTTATTTTTATTCATCCGCGCGACGAGCACCTGTCTGCCCTGTGCGCGCTCTTCCTGCGCCTGTGCGATCACCTGACAGAGCGTCTCGCCCTGCACGCCTTTCTCAATCAGAAACGCCGTCTTCGCCGGCTGGGAAGGTACCCGGAACCCGCTCTCCAGAAGGAGCAGGATAATCCGCTCAAACCCGATGGAAAACCCGCAGGCCGGGACGTCCTTACCCGTAAACCGCCCGACCATCCGGTCATACCGCCCGCCGCCGCCGCAGCTACCGCCAAATTCCGGCATGGCGATCTCAAAAATTGTCCCCGTATAATAGGACATCCCACGCACAAGCGTCGGGTCAAATACGATCTCGAAGGAAGAAGCCTTCGTCGCCTTCACGCTGGAGATAATCTCCTGCAGATTCGTCTTCACTTCCTCCTCCAGCGCTCCCGCTTTGATGAGAATGTCCGCCAGCTCTGTCAGCGACGCTTCGGCGTCATCTCCACCCTGGAGCCCGGCAAAGAGCGAGACATACCGGTCAACCGCCTCCTTCGCGTAACCGCTGTTTTCCAGTTCGGCCGCCACGCCTTCGAGGCCGATCTTATCCATCTTATCGAGAATGATAAAGACGGTGTCATAGTCTTCCTCTGAAAAACCGCTGTAAGCAGCCATCGCCTTCAGAATCCTTCTCTCATTGATTCTGATCTGGAAGTTTTTGAAACCGATTCTGTCCAGCGTCGTCGTCGTCGCCAGGATCAGCTCAATCTCCGCCAGATTCGACGGTTCCCCCAGAATGTCGATGTCACACTGCATAAACTGACGATAGCGCCCTCTCTGTGGCCTGTCCGCCCGCCATACATTTCCCATCTGCAGCGCCTTGAACGGAGACGGCAGTTCATTGGCATGGTTGGCATAAAAACGCACGAGCGGCACTGTCAGGTCATACCGCAGTCCGCCGTCCACGAGGTCACTCTCCGTCTGCGCCGCCTCCAGGTTCAGTTTCTCGCCTCTCTTTAAAATCTTAAAGATCAGTTTCTCATTCTCTCCGCCCTGCTTACTGCTCAGATTAGCAATATTTTCCACACAGGGAGTCTCTATGGAAGTAAACCCGAATTTCGCATACGTCTCCTTGATCACGCCGATCACATAATCCCTGATCTGCATCTCCTCGGGCATAATATCTTTCATACCGGTCACCGGCTTCTTACTCAGCGCCATAGGCGATTCTCCTTTGCTTTCCTCTTGTCTGTGATCAGATACCGCATCCGGACCATAAAAACCTTTTGGCCTCCGAACCCGGTATCATTCCATTCCTTTACCGATTCTACACTGTTTTCCTCTATTTTTCAAGCATCTTACACGCCGGTTTGGAAAAATCAGCGCTGCCCCGCATCCCGCTTTGACTGTCGCCCACACGCTCTTCTTTTCCGTATGAAACAGAGCAGCGCACCGACAAGCAGCCCTGTGACCAGCAATTTCAAATCATGGAACACGAAGTCGCGCAATCCCCATCCCTTATACCACTTATAATTGGGATCTGAGGGATCATCATACGCCATGTAGGGAATAAATACATGGTACATGGCGATCAGAAAATAACCGATCATCCAGGGAATGACCCATCCGTGCCTGAATGATTTCTTTTTTACTTTTTTCCAGAGTGCGATCACCCCCAGTAAACCGGAAAAGAAAAACATTCCCAAATAAAAGTAGCTCATCATGAGCGCATACGTTTCTATCTGCACAGGTACACTTCCTTCTTCTATAGTTACACATCCTCTGTGGCCGTTGAAAATGTCCGGTCACGGCAATTGCAAATCGGTAGCATCTGAAACAAACTATACGGGATGCGGATACCACTGTCAAGAAAAGCCAAAGGACTTCTTAAAATCGGCTAACTGTCAGACGAACAGATTGCATGGGAAACACCATATTTTTCCCGATCCGCACTAAAAAATATTGTACCAGCACATAACCCGTGGTAAAATAGGCACGTATTGTATCTTCGTACATAGAAAGCGCCTGCTCTCAAAGCCTGTGCCTTTCATGTAAATCAGGGAGAACGATAACAGGAGGAAAACTGAATATGAACAAGACAAACACGAAACTGCCCACTCAGGTGCTGAGCGGTGCGCGGCCCGCCGGGGAATCTGCCCTTACAAAGAAAGGGACTGCCTGGATGATCCGCGTTGCTCTGATGATGGCGATCATCATCCTTTTGGCGAACACGCCGCTCGGTATGATCCAGCTGCCTGTCATCAAAGCGACGACCGTCCACATTCCGGTTATCATCGGCGCCATTTTGCTCGGACCGGCTGCCGGAGCAATTCTCGGAGCGACCTTCGGCATCTGCTCAATGCTGAGCAACACCTACGCTCCCACACTGCTCTCTTTTGCATTTTCACCCTTTCTGAGTACGACCGGCCTCTCCGGAGCCGTCAAGGCGCTGTGGATCTCTGTCGGCTGCCGGATTCTCATCGGTGTAGTCTCCGGCTGGCTCTGGATTTTATTAAAGAAAATCAAATGCCCGAAGATCGCCGGCTATGCAGTCTGCGGCTTCATCGGCTCGATGACCAATACCGTCGCCGTCATGGGCAGCATTTATCTGCTGCTGGCACAGCAATATGCGACAGCGAAAGAGGTCGCAGTCTCCGCCACCTTTGATCTGATTATGGTAACAGTCACCGGTTCCGGCATTCCGGAAGCCATCTGTGCCACAATACTCGTCGCCGTGATCACAAAGGCACTGACAGCGGCCAGATTATTTCAATATTAATGTTATCGATATTATGAATTTCCATATTTAAGAGAGAATGTTATGTTAAAAAATAAAAAAATCCTTCTCGGTGTGACAGGCAGTATCGCCGCCTACAAGATCGCCTCGCTGGCCAGTATGCTCAAAAAGCAGGGCGCCGACATTACTGTCATTATGACCAGGAACGCAGTCAATTTCATCAATCCGATCACATTTGAGACACTGACCGGAAACAAATGTCTCGTCGACACGTTTGATCGTAATTTCGAGTTCAGTGTGGAGCATGTCGCCTTGGCCAAACAGACCGACGTCGTTTTAATCGCGCCCTGTTCTGCCAACGTGATTGGCAAGATCGCGAATGGTCTCGCCGATGATATGCTCACGACCACCTATCTCGCCTGCCAGTGTCCGAAAATTGTGGCTCCGGCCATGAACACGCGCATGTATCAAAATCAGATCGTGCAGGATAATCTGGAGAAATGCCGGCACTACGGGATGGAGGTTCTCACCCCGGCGACCGGCTATCTGGCCTGCGGTGACACCGGCGACGGCAAAATGCCGGAGCCGGAAGTTCTCTTTCATGCCATCGAACATGCCATCTCCCACGAGAAAGATATGGCGGGAATCAAGGTTCTCGTAACCGCCGGCCCGACAATGGAGGCGATCGACCCGGTCCGCTTTATCAGCAATCATTCTACCGGAAAGATGGGATATGCCATCGCCAGAGTCTGTATGCTGCGCGGGGCAGATGTGACACTGGTGTCAGGTCCGGTCGCGCTCCCGGCTCCGCCCTATGTGACGTGTATCCCTGTCCGCTCGGCCAGAGAGATGTTCGAGCAGGTGACAGCCCGCTGCAACGCTCAGCATATCATCATCAAAGCCGCTGCCGTAGCCGACTACCGGCCCGTCGTCACTGCCGATCACAAGATCAAGAAATCGGACACCGATCTTTCTCTCGGGCTCGAACGGACCGACGACATTTTACAGTATTTGGGAGAGCACAAAGGCGATGGCCAGTTTCTATGCGGCTTTTCCATGGAGACAGAACAGATGCTGGAAAATTCCAGAGCAAAGCTGAAAAAGAAACATCTGGATATGATTGTCGCCAATAATCTGAGAACGGTGGGCGCAGGCTTTGGCACTGACACCAACGTCGTGACGCTGATCACGAAAGATGCGGAAATACCGCTGCCGATCATGAGCAAAGAGGACGTGGCCGAAAAACTGGTCGATCAGATCATGGAGCTGCGGAAGTAAAACAAAATTTGCATTAATGTGCATAAAAAGAAAAACTTTGTCTTAACCATCCCCCGTCTGTGTCAATGCAGGCGGGGGATGCTGTTTCTCACATTGGACAGACGAAACGACAATCTGCATTTTCCTATTCTGCGATTCGTGGCACTTCCAGCTCCTTTGGTTCCACAATATTGGACAGATACCTGAAAGTGCCGTCCTCAAAAGGCTGTACTACAATCGTATTGGTAAAAGCGAGATCGGAATTATAGTCTGGCCATACGGCATCCACAATAAGCATAATCGTTCCATCGTCATTTTCCACATAGTCAACAACTTCCCCAAAAGGCGGATAGGCTTTTGCCAATATCATCTCATATTCATAGCTGTTGCTGTCCTCGTCATATCCACATTTCTCCCGCAATGTCTCTGCTGACACCGGAAAATATGTTGTCATAATCGTTTCGTATGTTTCTGCTGGTATCCTCCAGTCCTTCGCCCTGAAGTTTTCCCCTGTGTGAATCCGGTAAATATCCTCGAACATGCACGGCATTAAAATATCCTCCACGTTATCGCTGTCCCAGTCAGTCACCAGAAGATTATAATTTACATAACTTAACCCGTATATGTATTTTTCTGTCAATTCCCTGCACCGATCGGAAAGGGGCCGAATTCTCCAAAACTGACGCAGACTGGAATGCGGTATTGTATTTTCATAGGCATAAATAAAATATCCTTTCTCAGTCAGTTTTATTTCAGCGATGTTACTGACGGAAGTCTCCCTGATCTCCGGTACCGCGCCTTTCTGCCAGCCAATGCCCACATAGTATGCCCGCAATTCATTGTCCCGGTATAGAAAAGTAATCACGCCAAGCAGGCCGTCCCGGTTGACATTCATAACCGTCACCTCTGCACTGCGCTTTTCCATATATGCGGCATAGAAATCCTCGATCTCTTCATAATGTTCCATATTGGTATCTTCCGTCACACTGACATATCCTGCGCCTCCAAGCAGCGAGACGATCTCCCTGCGCCGCTCTTTTGTCAGCTCTTTGCCACTTGGAGCACAGGAAAGTCCCTCTGTCGTTTCTATCTCTCTGTACACGTCCCTTACCTGCTCTGCTGCTGTCAAAGCCATATGATTCAATGCTTCTTTTTCCTCCTCCGTTATCAGGCTCTGTTCCGGCTGTGACAGCACCCACAAATCTGCTGCTGTTTCGCTGTCTTCCCCATATGTTTCCGCTATATCACTGCCGTCTGTTTCCTCCTGACTGTCAAATGGCAGGGAACCAGGCCCGGCAGACAGTTCCGCTGGCGGTTCCCACACAGTCTCCAGATCCTCTTCTCTCTCTCCACCGCGCTGTGTCCACACAAAATTTCCCACCACCACAGCCAAAAGCAATATAAGGACAAGCATTCCCCCACTTTTTAAGAAACCTTTTCTATCATTCACGGCTTATTCCTCCATGGCTTCCTGAGTCCGGATACGGCAGATACAGACATGCAGTCTCATAAATTCCCGTTCCCTGTCTCCCGGACATCCGTCGCCGAATCTCTCTTGTCAGCAGCTTCTCAATTCTTACATTTGTAAGATTTAAGGAAATACTACACCATCAGAATCATCCGGTCAAGTAAATGATCATTTCCTGATCATTGCCATCGCTACCCGAACAAAAAGATGATAAAAAACAGTAGTTTTTTATCATCAAGCCTGTTTTTCATGCGTAAACAGTTGGCGTTTCCTCCCGATCATCTCATTGATCCGCTCGATATACTGGGCGACGTCTTTCACATTGTCACACCGCTCGATCCTCCCGTCCGCATAGACACGCTTACTGATCGAACCGGCCCCCAGCGCGGCGATCGTCTGCTTCTCCTCCATAATCAGTATGTTATACAATCCGAAACAGCCTTCCCGCGCATAGCCAACATTCTCAAAATTGCCGGACATGTTTTTCTGACGATACAGATAATATGGTTTCATATCCATGTCCCTGGCAGCGTCTACCGCGATCTTCATCATTGCATCCGTATTTTGGAGCATCTCCAGCCCATTCTCCTGAATCCACTGATTTAAGCGGGAAGCTCTTTTGACCGCCAGGGAATGAACGGTCAGACTGTCCGGACGCAGCGCCTTTACTGCTTCCGCCGTAGCCCGCACTTCCCGCTCACCTTCTCCCGGCAGACCAAGAATCAGATCCATATTGATATTGTCAAAGCCGCATTCCCTTGCCATTGCAAAAGCCTCTCCGACCTGTGCGACTGTATGCTGTCTGCCGATCAGTCGCAGCGTCTCCTGCTGCATCGTCTGAGGATTGATCGAAATACGGGTGACACCATATTTTTTTAATAACAATAGTTTTTCGACTGTAATACTGTCCGCGCGTCCTGCTTCCACCGTAAATTCTTTGACATGAGCGAATGGAAAGATAATCCTGATTTTATATAACAGACGCTCTAATTCCTGCGGACCGAGTGTTGTCGGTGTACCGCCGCCAACATAGACGCTGTCCAAAATCCGATCCTGAAACATAACAGCCGTCTGTTCCATTTCCTGTTCCAGCGCCGTCAGATAATCCGATACCCGCTCTTTCCAGACGCTGATCGGAAAGGATGTAAAGGAACAGTACAGGCAAGTCGTCGGACAAAAAGGAATCCCGATATACAGACTGTATCCTTCTTCACAGTGAAACGCAGAGAGCAGCCTTCGCTCACGCTTTGCTATGTCAATGCCCAGTCTGCCCTTTTCTTCGTTTAAATAATAGGTGTTTTTCATATAACGAAGGATCTCTGTCTCGGAGAGCCCCTTCTCCAGAAATCCCATTGCGATCTTCGTCGGCCGTATTCCCGTCAGCGTTCCCCATGGGAGTGTCTTTCCCGTATATTTTGATAACACTCGATATATCAACTGCTTGATGCTGTTTCTGACCTGGCTCTTATCGTCCACATTCTCCAGACCTGCCTCCTCTGCGATCAGAGGTACTTCTTCCGGAAATACAGAAAGGAGCAGTTCTATTTTCTCACTGCTCCTTATAAGCTGTATCACAGGCAGACCCGGATCGGAATTGACTTCCTTCTTTCCTTCCGTAAATACTTTTACCTCCGATTCCGGGTAAAATGCCTTCACCAGAGAATGAATGTCATACTCAAATCCTTCGATATTTAACAATACTGTAATCATTTTTCTTTCCTGCTTTTATTTCCTGCGTCCGACGCACCTGCTAGGCGCAAAACGGATTATATTTCTTTTCGTAACCGATCTCTGTCGCTTCCCCGTGCCCCGGATAGACCTTTGTCTCCTCCGGCAAAGCGAACAGCTTCTCTTTGACAGACCGTACCAGCTCTCCCATATCTCCCGTAGGCAGATCGGTCCTGCCCACCGAGTCTGCAAACAGCGTATCCCCGCTAACCAGAAACCCGCCGTCTGCAAAATAGTAACAGCAGCTTCCCTCCGTATGTCCCGGCGTGGCGATCAGCTTACACGTGATCCCGCAGATCGTGATCTCCTCCC
The sequence above is a segment of the Lachnospiraceae bacterium JLR.KK008 genome. Coding sequences within it:
- the aspS gene encoding aspartate--tRNA ligase; this translates as MAEAMKGLHRSHRCGEVTTGEIGNTVTVMGWVQKQRNKGGIIFVDLRDRSGILQIIFEEKECGAEAFAKAEKVRSEFVIAVVGKAERRAGAVNENLATGEIEIRAQEIRVLSEAQTPPFPIEEDSKTKEELRLKYRYLDLRRPDLQRNIILRSRIAANIRKFMTEEGFLEIETPILGKSTPEGARDYLVPSRVHPGTFYGLPQSPQLFKQLLMCSGYDRYFQIAKCFRDEDLRADRQPEFTQLDMELSFVDVDDVIDVNERLLQFVCREAIGLDVQVPIPRMTWKEAMERYGSDKPDTRFGMELVNVSETVAGCGFGVFTSALEAGGSVRGINARGQAAMPRKKIDALVDFAKGYGAKGLAYLSIQEDGSYKSSFAKFMTQEQLDALAAAMDGKPGDLLLFAADQDKIVFSVLGALRLEVGEQMGIIDHDRFDFLWITEFPLLEWSEEEARFVAVHHPFTMMMDEDLQYLESDPGRVRAKAYDIVLNGVELGGGSVRIYQNDIQEKMFEILGFTKEDAYNRFGFLLDAFKYGVPPHAGLAYGLDRLVMLLVKADSIREVMAFPKVKDASCLLTNAPDVVDEAQLAELQLSVTQETQEES
- the hisS gene encoding histidine--tRNA ligase, with translation MALSKKPVTGMKDIMPEEMQIRDYVIGVIKETYAKFGFTSIETPCVENIANLSSKQGGENEKLIFKILKRGEKLNLEAAQTESDLVDGGLRYDLTVPLVRFYANHANELPSPFKALQMGNVWRADRPQRGRYRQFMQCDIDILGEPSNLAEIELILATTTTLDRIGFKNFQIRINERRILKAMAAYSGFSEEDYDTVFIILDKMDKIGLEGVAAELENSGYAKEAVDRYVSLFAGLQGGDDAEASLTELADILIKAGALEEEVKTNLQEIISSVKATKASSFEIVFDPTLVRGMSYYTGTIFEIAMPEFGGSCGGGGRYDRMVGRFTGKDVPACGFSIGFERIILLLLESGFRVPSQPAKTAFLIEKGVQGETLCQVIAQAQEERAQGRQVLVARMNKNKKFQKQQLTAEGYEEFREFYKDPLR
- a CDS encoding ECF transporter S component; protein product: MIRVALMMAIIILLANTPLGMIQLPVIKATTVHIPVIIGAILLGPAAGAILGATFGICSMLSNTYAPTLLSFAFSPFLSTTGLSGAVKALWISVGCRILIGVVSGWLWILLKKIKCPKIAGYAVCGFIGSMTNTVAVMGSIYLLLAQQYATAKEVAVSATFDLIMVTVTGSGIPEAICATILVAVITKALTAARLFQY
- the coaBC gene encoding bifunctional phosphopantothenoylcysteine decarboxylase/phosphopantothenate--cysteine ligase CoaBC, translating into MLKNKKILLGVTGSIAAYKIASLASMLKKQGADITVIMTRNAVNFINPITFETLTGNKCLVDTFDRNFEFSVEHVALAKQTDVVLIAPCSANVIGKIANGLADDMLTTTYLACQCPKIVAPAMNTRMYQNQIVQDNLEKCRHYGMEVLTPATGYLACGDTGDGKMPEPEVLFHAIEHAISHEKDMAGIKVLVTAGPTMEAIDPVRFISNHSTGKMGYAIARVCMLRGADVTLVSGPVALPAPPYVTCIPVRSAREMFEQVTARCNAQHIIIKAAAVADYRPVVTADHKIKKSDTDLSLGLERTDDILQYLGEHKGDGQFLCGFSMETEQMLENSRAKLKKKHLDMIVANNLRTVGAGFGTDTNVVTLITKDAEIPLPIMSKEDVAEKLVDQIMELRK
- a CDS encoding DUF6070 family protein, whose amino-acid sequence is MLVLILLLAVVVGNFVWTQRGGEREEDLETVWEPPAELSAGPGSLPFDSQEETDGSDIAETYGEDSETAADLWVLSQPEQSLITEEEKEALNHMALTAAEQVRDVYREIETTEGLSCAPSGKELTKERRREIVSLLGGAGYVSVTEDTNMEHYEEIEDFYAAYMEKRSAEVTVMNVNRDGLLGVITFLYRDNELRAYYVGIGWQKGAVPEIRETSVSNIAEIKLTEKGYFIYAYENTIPHSSLRQFWRIRPLSDRCRELTEKYIYGLSYVNYNLLVTDWDSDNVEDILMPCMFEDIYRIHTGENFRAKDWRIPAETYETIMTTYFPVSAETLREKCGYDEDSNSYEYEMILAKAYPPFGEVVDYVENDDGTIMLIVDAVWPDYNSDLAFTNTIVVQPFEDGTFRYLSNIVEPKELEVPRIAE
- the hemZ gene encoding coproporphyrinogen dehydrogenase HemZ; translation: MITVLLNIEGFEYDIHSLVKAFYPESEVKVFTEGKKEVNSDPGLPVIQLIRSSEKIELLLSVFPEEVPLIAEEAGLENVDDKSQVRNSIKQLIYRVLSKYTGKTLPWGTLTGIRPTKIAMGFLEKGLSETEILRYMKNTYYLNEEKGRLGIDIAKRERRLLSAFHCEEGYSLYIGIPFCPTTCLYCSFTSFPISVWKERVSDYLTALEQEMEQTAVMFQDRILDSVYVGGGTPTTLGPQELERLLYKIRIIFPFAHVKEFTVEAGRADSITVEKLLLLKKYGVTRISINPQTMQQETLRLIGRQHTVAQVGEAFAMARECGFDNINMDLILGLPGEGEREVRATAEAVKALRPDSLTVHSLAVKRASRLNQWIQENGLEMLQNTDAMMKIAVDAARDMDMKPYYLYRQKNMSGNFENVGYAREGCFGLYNILIMEEKQTIAALGAGSISKRVYADGRIERCDNVKDVAQYIERINEMIGRKRQLFTHEKQA